One window of Nymphaea colorata isolate Beijing-Zhang1983 chromosome 1, ASM883128v2, whole genome shotgun sequence genomic DNA carries:
- the LOC116258711 gene encoding uncharacterized protein LOC116258711 isoform X1 has product MKDQGCSPTDLHQLPGHALASSPNPLHHQTPGYTSQYYPHFAAQGHAQFDGHSFEVPSQHIGRQSQAVSARTYAQPSSVMDANKVAGTEIRRVSRQDIQLVQNLIERCLQLYMNRKEVIDTLLLQAKIEPGFTDLVWQKLEEENREFFKAYHVRLMVKNQIVLFNKLLQQQADLMQKICPSRMSSLSISNGSHTTLQQQASACYSTEHSRIPDQMHHATVPSGGIVNGTASMGQHIHINEDLCSQTGQTDISQNMLAVQQSPIGIMQGNSEIAIKSEPDCPNSSAFGFGADNISDAAPPGSFNSMDSTANALQGSFLEPDTYGFLSQIPRNFSLSDLTAGFSQSTEILQSYTGCPYLADTDGFLESPGGEDAKRPDTISEGLSYDEFGSD; this is encoded by the exons ATGAAGGATCAAGGGTGTTCTCCGACTGACCTCCACCAG TTGCCTGGTCATGCACTGGCTTCTTCTCCCAATCCTTTGCATCATCAAACACCAGGCTATACAAGCCAGTATTACCCCCACTTTGCTGCCCAAGGTCATGCACAATTTGATGGACATTCATTTGAAGTACCATCTCAGCATATAGGAAGGCAGAGTCAGGCAGTCTCTGCAAGAACTTATGCACAACCTAGTTCAGTTATGGATGCCAATAAAGTTGCTGGAACAGAAATCAGACGGGTGTCTCGTCAAGACATACAATTG GTGCAAAATCTTATAGAAAGGTGTCTGCAACTCTACATGAACCGGAAGGAAGTCATAGACACTCTTTTGCTTCAGGCAAAAATAGAGCCTGGTTTCACAGATCTTG TCTGGCAAAAACTTGAGGAGGAGAACAGAGAATTTTTCAAAGCATACCATGTTCGACTTATGGTGAAAAACCAGATTGTGCTTTTCAACAAGCTGCTTCAGCAGCAGGCTGACCTCATGCAGAAGATATGCCCTTCAAGGATGTCTTCTCTGTCTATTTCCAATGGATCTCACACTACAT TACAACAGCAAGCGTCAGCATGTTATTCTACCGAGCACTCAAGGATACCTGACCAAATGCACCATGCAACAGTTCCTTCAGGTGGTATTGTGAATGGCACAGCTTCAATGGGCCagcatatacatataaatgaggATCTTTGTTCTCAAACTGGACAAACAGATATTTCCCAAAATATGCTTGCTGTTCAGCAGTCGCCAATAGGGATCATGCAAGGAAACAGTGAGATAGCGATTAAGTCTGAACCTGACTGTCCAAACAGTTCAGCCTTTGGGTTTGGTGCTGATAACATTTCTGATGCTGCCCCTCCTGGTTCTTTCAACAGCATGGATTCCACCGCAAATGCCCTACAAGGATCATTCCTAGAGCCTGACACATATGGCTTTCTAAGTCAGATACCTCGGAATTTCAGCCTTTCTGATTTGACAGCAGGGTTTTCTCAGAGCACTG AAATACTGCAAAGCTACACAGGCTGTCCGTATCTGGCAGACACGGATGGGTTTCTGGAGTCACCTGGGGGTGAAG ACGCAAAAAGGCCAGATACAATATCAGAAGGTCTAAGCTATGACGAGTTTGGTAGTGATTAA
- the LOC116258711 gene encoding uncharacterized protein LOC116258711 isoform X2, whose amino-acid sequence MKDQGCSPTDLHQLPGHALASSPNPLHHQTPGYTSQYYPHFAAQGHAQFDGHSFEVPSQHIGRQSQAVSARTYAQPSSVMDANKVAGTEIRRVSRQDIQLVQNLIERCLQLYMNRKEVIDTLLLQAKIEPGFTDLVWQKLEEENREFFKAYHVRLMVKNQIVLFNKLLQQQADLMQKICPSRMSSLSISNGSHTTLQQQASACYSTEHSRIPDQMHHATVPSGGIVNGTASMGQHIHINEDLCSQTGQTDISQNMLAVQQSPIGIMQGNSEIAINMDSTANALQGSFLEPDTYGFLSQIPRNFSLSDLTAGFSQSTEILQSYTGCPYLADTDGFLESPGGEDAKRPDTISEGLSYDEFGSD is encoded by the exons ATGAAGGATCAAGGGTGTTCTCCGACTGACCTCCACCAG TTGCCTGGTCATGCACTGGCTTCTTCTCCCAATCCTTTGCATCATCAAACACCAGGCTATACAAGCCAGTATTACCCCCACTTTGCTGCCCAAGGTCATGCACAATTTGATGGACATTCATTTGAAGTACCATCTCAGCATATAGGAAGGCAGAGTCAGGCAGTCTCTGCAAGAACTTATGCACAACCTAGTTCAGTTATGGATGCCAATAAAGTTGCTGGAACAGAAATCAGACGGGTGTCTCGTCAAGACATACAATTG GTGCAAAATCTTATAGAAAGGTGTCTGCAACTCTACATGAACCGGAAGGAAGTCATAGACACTCTTTTGCTTCAGGCAAAAATAGAGCCTGGTTTCACAGATCTTG TCTGGCAAAAACTTGAGGAGGAGAACAGAGAATTTTTCAAAGCATACCATGTTCGACTTATGGTGAAAAACCAGATTGTGCTTTTCAACAAGCTGCTTCAGCAGCAGGCTGACCTCATGCAGAAGATATGCCCTTCAAGGATGTCTTCTCTGTCTATTTCCAATGGATCTCACACTACAT TACAACAGCAAGCGTCAGCATGTTATTCTACCGAGCACTCAAGGATACCTGACCAAATGCACCATGCAACAGTTCCTTCAGGTGGTATTGTGAATGGCACAGCTTCAATGGGCCagcatatacatataaatgaggATCTTTGTTCTCAAACTGGACAAACAGATATTTCCCAAAATATGCTTGCTGTTCAGCAGTCGCCAATAGGGATCATGCAAGGAAACAGTGAGATAGCGATTAA CATGGATTCCACCGCAAATGCCCTACAAGGATCATTCCTAGAGCCTGACACATATGGCTTTCTAAGTCAGATACCTCGGAATTTCAGCCTTTCTGATTTGACAGCAGGGTTTTCTCAGAGCACTG AAATACTGCAAAGCTACACAGGCTGTCCGTATCTGGCAGACACGGATGGGTTTCTGGAGTCACCTGGGGGTGAAG ACGCAAAAAGGCCAGATACAATATCAGAAGGTCTAAGCTATGACGAGTTTGGTAGTGATTAA
- the LOC116256142 gene encoding PH, RCC1 and FYVE domains-containing protein 1-like: MADLSRTGPVERDVEQAITALKKGAYLLKYGRRGKPKFCPFRLANDESVLIWYSGKEEKHLKLNHVSRIVPGQRTAIFQRYPRPEKECQSFSLIYNDRSLDLICKDKDETEVWFVGLKALISRTHHRKWRTDTRSDGLSSDTNSPRTCTQRSSPLSSPFGSGDNLHKDGDALRLHSPYGSPPKHGADKTFADVILYAVPPKGFFPSDSIGGSAHSLSSGGSDSINGLVRGTATDTFRVSLSSAVSSSSQGSGHDDGDALGDVFIWGEGTGEGILGGGIHKLGSSSGIKLDALLPKAVESAVMLDVQNIACGGKHAALVTKQGEVFSWGEESGGRLGHGVDADASHPKLVSALSSMNVELVACGEYHTCAVTLSGDLYTWGNGTHNFGLLGHGNEVSHWVPKRVNGPLEGIPVSSISCGPWHTAVVTSAGQLFTFGDGTFGALGHGDRKSVSVPREVESLKGLRTVRAACGVWHTAAVVEVMVGTSSSSNCSSGKLFTWGDGDKGRLGHGDKESRLVPTCVAALVEPNFCQVACGHSLTVALTTAGHVYTMGSPVYGQLGNAQSDGKVPNRVEGKLQKCFVEEISCGAYHVAVLTSKTEVYTWGKGGNGRLGHGDTDDRNSPSLVEALKDKQVKSVVCGSNFTAAICLHKWVSGVDQSMCSGCRLPFNFKRKRHNCYNCGLVFCNSCSSKKSLKASMAPNPNKPYRVCDNCYSKLKKALDNGLTSHPTMSRRGSMHSTYSDAVEKEEKFDSRSQGQVSRFSSIESFKQVDGRYSSKRNKKLEFSSSRVSPIPSSSSQWGTLTISRSFNPVFGSSKKFFSASVPGSRIVSRATSPISRRPSPPRSTTPTPTLGGLTLPKVVVDDPKKTNDNLSQEVLQLRAQVENLTRKSQLLEVELERTTKQLKEAVAIAGEETAKCKAAKEVIKSLTAQLKDMAERLPVGAVKNSKLTVPGLYTNNGSPTSSEASVMHAEEVSSLGAGVRDTDSNGNSVSMNRPPIANGPAHSSVRSINHNRMGNPDIASRNAGKSSENHEHEGEWVEQDEPGVYITLTSLPGGGKDLKRVRFSRKRFSERQAEQWWAENRARVYEQYNVRMVEKSSIGVGHDDASH, translated from the exons GCCATAACTGCTCTAAAGAAAGGAGCATATTTGCTTAAATATGGCCGCAGGGGGAAGCCTAAATTTTGCCCATTCAGATTGGCTAAT GACGAGTCTGTTTTGATATGGTACTCTGGTAAAGAAGAGAAGCATCTTAAGCTGAACCATGTATCAAGAATTGTCCCTGGGCAGCGAACA GCAATATTTCAAAGATATCCACGTCCAGAGAAGGAATGCCAATCGTTTTCTCTAATATATAATGACAGATCACTGGATTTG ATATGCAAGGATAAGGATGAGACTGAAGTCTGGTTTGTTGGACTCAAAGCATTGATTTCTCGAACCCATCATCGCAAATGGAGAACAGATACAAGAAGTGATGGGCTTTCCTCTGATACAAACAGTCCAAGAACATGCACTCAAAGAAGTTCACCATTGAGCTCTCCTTTTGGTAGTGGAGATAACTTGCATAAG GATGGCGATGCACTCCGGCTTCATAGTCCATATGGAAGCCCACCTAAGCATGGTGCGGATAAGACATTCGCTGATGTAATCTTGTATGCTGTGCCTCCTAAAGGATTCTTTCCTTCAGATTCTATTGGTGGCTCTGCCCATTCTCTGTCATCTGGGGGTTCAGATAGTATCAATGGACTTGTCAGGGGCACTGCAACTGACACATTTAGAGTCAGCTTATCAAGTGCTGTGAGCTCATCAAGCCAAGGTTCTGgtcatgatgatggtgatgcaCTTGGGGACGTTTTTATTTGGGGAGAAGGTACTGGAGAAGGGATTTTGGGTGGTGGGATCCACAAACTAGGAAGTTCTTCTGGCATCAAACTAGATGctcttctaccaaaagctgTGGAATCAGCTGTAATGCTTGATGTTCAAAATATAGCTTGTGGTGGCAAACATGCTGCCTTAGTCACCAAACAAGGGGAAGTCTTCTCTTGGGGAGAGGAATCTGGTGGTCGACTTGGGCATGGTGTTGATGCTGATGCATCACATCCTAAGCTTGTAAGTGCTCTTAGCAGTATGAATGTTGAACTGGTAGCATGTGGTGAATATCATACATGTGCAGTAACACTGTCTGGGGATCTCTACACATGGGGTAATGGTACCCACAATTTTGGACTGCTTGGACATGGTAATGAAGTGAGCCACTGGGTCCCAAAAAGGGTGAATGGTCCTCTGGAAGGCATACCTGTGTCATCCATTTCTTGTGGTCCTTGGCATACAGCTGTTGTGACCTCTGCAGGGCAGTTGTTTACTTTTGGTGATGGTACTTTTGGTGCTCTTGGTCATGGAGACAGAAAAAGTGTGTCAGTACCACGAGAAGTGGAGTCCCTTAAAGGTCTGCGTACAGTTCGTGCTGCCTGTGGTGTTTGGCACACTGCTGCCGTTGTGGAGGTGATGGTTGGAACTTCTAGTTCAAGCAATTGTTCCTCTGGCAAGCTGTTTACCTGGGGTGATGGTGATAAGGGTAGGCTTGGGCATGGCGACAAAGAATCAAGGCTTGTGCCAACATGTGTGGCAGCTCTTGTTGAGCCCAACTTTTGTCAAGTAGCTTGTGGCCATAGCTTGACAGTTGCACTCACAACTGCTGGCCATGTTTACACAATGGGCAGTCCTGTTTATGGCCAGCTGGGAAATGCACAATCTGACGGGAAGGTTCCAAATCGTGTTGAAGGAAAGTTACAGAAATGTTTTGTTGAAGAGATATCATGTGGTGCTTATCATGTCGCAGTATTAACATCAAAAACAGAAGTTTATACATGGGGAAAAGGAGGAAATGGGCGATTGGGCCATGGGGATACAGATGATAgaaactctccctctctggttGAGGCCTTAAAAGACAAACAAGTTAAAAGTGTTGTTTGTGGCTCAAATTTTACTGCAGCTATTTGTTTACATAAATGGGTTTCTGGTGTTGATCAATCCATGTGCTCTGGCTGTCGCCTTCCatttaacttcaaaagaaaacggcATAATTGTTACAACTGTGGGCTTGTCTTTTGTAATTCATGCAGTAGTAAGAAATCACTTAAAGCATCTATGGCCCCAAACCCAAATAAGCCTTATCGTGTTTGTGATAACTGCTACAGTAAACTGAAGAAAGCTCTAGATAATGGTTTGACTTCACACCCAACAATGAGTAGGAGAGGAAGCATGCACAGTACCTATAGTGATGCAGTGGAGAAGGAAGAGAAGTTTGACTCTAGATCTCAAGGGCAGGTCTCACGATTCTCTTCCATTGAATCATTCAAGCAGGTTGACGGCAGATACTCATCCAAGAGGAACAAGAAATTGGAATTTAGCAGCAGCAGAGTGTCACCTATTCCTAGTAGTAGCAGCCAGTGGGGTACTCTTACCATTTCAAGATCATTTAATCCAGTATTTGGCTCCTCAAAGAAATTCTTCTCTGCTTCTGTTCCTGGGTCACGAATAGTGTCACGTGCAACATCTCCTATATCAAGACGGCCTAGTCCACCACGCTCTACAACTCCGACGCCTACTTTGGGAGGGCTTACTTTGCCTAAAGTAGTTGTAGATGATCCTAAAAAGACCAACGATAACTTGAGCCAAGAGGTCCTTCAGTTAAGAGCGCAG GTGGAAAATCTCACCCGGAAATCCCAGCTTCTGGAAGTTGAACTTGAAAGAACTACAAAGCAGCTTAAGGAGGCTGTAGCAATTGCTGGGGAAGAAACAGCAAAATGTAAGGCTGCGAAGGAAGTGATTAAATCTCTTACTGCCCAG TTGAAAGACATGGCAGAAAGGCTACCTGTAGGGGCAGTGAAGAACAGCAAGTTAACTGTACCCGGTTTATACACCAACAATGGCAGTCCCACTTCATCTGAGGCTTCTGTCATGCATGCTGAAGAAGTAAGCAGCCTAGGAGCTGGTGTTCGTGACACTGATTCAAATGGAAACAGTGTGAGTATGAATAGGCCACCAATTGCTAATGGCCCGGCTCATAGTAGTGTTAGAAGCATAAATCACAACAGAATGGGCAATCCAGATATTGCATCAAGGAATGCTGGCAAGTCATCGGAAAACCATGAACACGAGGGTGAATGGGTTGAGCAAGATGAACCAGGGGTATATATCACCCTTACTTCATTGCCTGGAGGTGGCAAGGATCTCAAGCGAGTTCGCTTCAG CCGGAAGCGATTTAGTGAGAGACAAGCAGAACAATGGTGGGCTGAGAACCGAGCAAGAGTATATGAACAATATAACGTGCGCATGGTCGAAAAGTCCAGCATCGGTGTTGGCCACGACGACGCTTCTCATTGA
- the LOC116258721 gene encoding uncharacterized protein LOC116258721: MARDSCLSRVATGVAVGGAIGGAVGAVYGTYEAIRYKVPGLLKIRYVGQTTLGSAAVFGLFLGAGSLIHCGRSY, from the exons ATGGCCAGGGATAGCTGTCTCTCGAGGGTAGCTACTGGTGTTGCAGTGGGTGGAGCCATCGGTGGAGCTGTTg GTGCTGTCTATGGAACTTATGAAGCTATCAGGTACAAG GTTCCCGGACTGTTGAAGATCAGATATGTTGGCCAAACCACTCTTGGTAGTGCAGCTGTCTTCGGCCTTTTCCTAGGTGCTGGGAGCTTGATACATTGTGGAAGATCTTACTGA